Proteins from a genomic interval of Nostoc sp. TCL240-02:
- a CDS encoding cytochrome c oxidase subunit II: MKIPSSIWTLLIGIVLTLVSLWYGQNHGLLPTAATDEAVLVDGLFNAMMIVSTGIFLLVEGILIYSAFKYRRRAGDNEDGPPVEGNVPLEILWTAIPAIIVIGISVYSFDVYNEIGGFDPHAIHEAPMNQESMAMPGSAMAATLSDTPPGTEPNLNQEKSDEAMEDPATAEVRNADQIPQLRNAPGVGSVAPTIGGTPDKAGKPAELQVNVTGLQYAWIFTYPETGITTGEMHVPIGREVQINMTANDVIHAFWVPEFRLKQDAIPGRQSEIRFTPKTAGDYTLICAELCGPYHGAMRAPIVVEPEEAFDKWVQEQLVASKETLNQAVAVNPANLSPNEFLAPYIKDMGIKPEILHQVHH; this comes from the coding sequence GTGAAGATTCCAAGTTCAATCTGGACATTACTCATTGGCATCGTGCTAACGCTAGTCAGCCTTTGGTACGGTCAAAATCACGGTCTGCTGCCAACAGCAGCCACAGATGAAGCCGTATTAGTGGATGGTCTGTTCAACGCGATGATGATCGTTTCTACAGGTATATTCCTGTTAGTTGAAGGTATTTTAATTTACTCTGCATTTAAGTACCGTCGGCGTGCAGGTGACAATGAAGACGGCCCGCCAGTTGAGGGCAATGTACCTCTAGAAATTCTCTGGACGGCGATCCCTGCAATTATCGTTATCGGCATTTCTGTTTACAGCTTTGATGTTTACAACGAAATCGGTGGCTTTGATCCCCATGCAATCCATGAAGCGCCGATGAATCAGGAATCAATGGCAATGCCTGGAAGTGCTATGGCTGCAACCTTAAGCGATACACCTCCTGGCACCGAACCCAACCTCAATCAAGAAAAATCTGATGAGGCAATGGAAGATCCAGCTACCGCAGAAGTTCGTAATGCTGACCAAATTCCCCAACTGCGGAATGCCCCAGGTGTAGGTAGTGTTGCTCCGACAATTGGGGGAACTCCTGATAAAGCAGGCAAACCAGCAGAATTACAGGTCAACGTTACTGGTTTACAATATGCCTGGATTTTCACATATCCTGAAACTGGTATAACTACAGGTGAAATGCACGTCCCCATCGGGCGAGAAGTGCAAATTAATATGACAGCCAACGATGTCATCCATGCCTTTTGGGTTCCAGAGTTCCGCCTGAAACAAGACGCGATCCCAGGTAGACAAAGCGAGATTCGCTTCACCCCCAAAACAGCAGGAGATTACACCCTGATCTGTGCTGAACTTTGTGGCCCCTACCACGGTGCAATGAGAGCGCCAATAGTCGTTGAGCCAGAAGAAGCATTTGACAAATGGGTTCAAGAACAGCTAGTTGCCAGCAAAGAAACACTCAATCAAGCCGTTGCTGTTAACCCTGCGAATCTATCCCCAAATGAATTTCTTGCTCCTTACATCAAGGACATGGGAATTAAGCCAGAAATCCTCCATCAAGTTCACCATTAG
- the ctaD gene encoding cytochrome c oxidase subunit I encodes MTQAQVQETANAPALDDEPGIRKWQDYFSFNTDHKVIGIQYLVTTFIFYCIGGVMADLVRTELRTPEVDFVTPEVYNSLFTLHATIMIFLWIVPAGAGFANFLIPLMIGAKDMAFPRLNAVAFWMIPPAGLLLIASLVVGDAPDAGWTSYPPLSLVTGQVGEGIWIMSVLLLGTSSILGAINFLVTLLKMRIPGMGVHQMPLFCWAMFATSALTLVSTPVLAAGLILLAFDLIAGTTFFNPTGGGDPVVYQHMFWFYSHPAVYIMILPFFGAISEIIPVHSRKPIFGYKAIAYSSLAISFLGLIVWAHHMFTSGIPGWLRMFFMITTMIIAVPTGIKIFSWLGTMWGGKIQLNSAMLFAMGFVGTFVIGGISGVMLAAVPFDIHVHDTYFVVAHLHYVLFGGSVLGIYAAIYHWFPKITGRMVNEFWGKVHFALTIVGLNMTFLPMHKLGLMGMNRRIAQYDPKFTFLNEICTYGAYILAVSTFPFIINAIWSWLYGEKAGNNPWRALTLEWMTTSPPAIENFDRTPVLATGPYDYGLEKADEGVPLSDPNPILSGGPNSVLRAEPDPAVAANPEDRK; translated from the coding sequence ATGACCCAAGCTCAAGTGCAAGAAACTGCCAACGCCCCTGCTCTTGATGACGAGCCAGGGATTAGAAAATGGCAAGACTATTTTAGTTTCAACACCGACCATAAGGTGATTGGAATTCAATACCTAGTCACTACGTTCATTTTTTACTGTATTGGTGGGGTGATGGCTGACTTGGTTCGTACAGAACTGCGAACCCCAGAAGTCGATTTTGTCACCCCTGAAGTCTATAACAGCTTATTTACGCTGCACGCCACAATCATGATTTTCTTGTGGATTGTGCCAGCTGGTGCGGGTTTTGCTAACTTCCTCATCCCCTTGATGATTGGGGCAAAGGATATGGCATTTCCGCGCTTGAATGCTGTTGCCTTTTGGATGATTCCCCCTGCGGGTTTATTGTTGATCGCGAGTTTAGTGGTAGGCGATGCACCGGATGCGGGTTGGACTTCCTACCCTCCCCTGAGCTTGGTAACAGGTCAAGTAGGTGAGGGAATTTGGATTATGAGCGTCCTTTTACTAGGTACGTCATCGATTCTAGGGGCAATCAATTTCCTCGTCACCTTGCTCAAGATGCGTATCCCCGGTATGGGGGTTCACCAAATGCCCTTGTTCTGTTGGGCGATGTTTGCTACCTCGGCACTGACTTTGGTATCAACGCCAGTGTTAGCAGCAGGTCTAATTCTGCTTGCTTTTGACTTAATTGCCGGGACAACATTTTTTAACCCAACTGGCGGTGGCGACCCGGTTGTATACCAGCACATGTTCTGGTTTTACTCCCACCCAGCCGTTTACATCATGATTTTGCCCTTCTTTGGAGCAATTTCAGAAATTATCCCTGTGCATTCCCGCAAGCCGATTTTTGGCTATAAAGCGATCGCTTATTCATCTCTAGCAATCAGCTTTTTGGGGCTAATCGTCTGGGCGCACCACATGTTTACCAGTGGTATTCCCGGCTGGTTGCGGATGTTCTTTATGATCACCACGATGATCATTGCCGTACCCACGGGAATTAAAATTTTCAGTTGGTTAGGAACAATGTGGGGTGGGAAAATCCAACTTAACAGCGCCATGCTGTTTGCAATGGGCTTTGTTGGCACCTTTGTGATTGGCGGGATCAGTGGCGTAATGTTGGCAGCAGTGCCCTTCGATATTCACGTTCACGACACCTATTTTGTGGTAGCACATTTACACTACGTCCTATTTGGCGGTAGCGTGTTAGGCATTTATGCAGCGATTTATCACTGGTTCCCAAAAATAACGGGACGGATGGTAAATGAATTTTGGGGTAAGGTTCACTTTGCCTTGACAATTGTCGGTCTAAATATGACCTTCTTACCCATGCACAAGCTGGGTTTAATGGGCATGAATCGCCGGATCGCCCAATACGATCCCAAATTTACCTTTCTCAACGAAATCTGCACTTATGGCGCTTACATACTAGCAGTTTCGACATTTCCCTTCATCATCAATGCGATTTGGAGTTGGTTGTACGGCGAGAAAGCTGGTAATAATCCCTGGAGGGCACTTACCTTAGAGTGGATGACAACCTCACCACCTGCGATCGAAAATTTTGATCGAACTCCAGTACTAGCTACAGGCCCCTACGACTACGGCTTGGAAAAGGCTGATGAAGGTGTACCCTTATCCGATCCCAATCCAATCTTGTCTGGTGGGCCAAACTCAGTATTAAGAGCAGAACCCGACCCAGCCGTTGCTGCAAATCCCGAAGATCGTAAATAA
- a CDS encoding heme-copper oxidase subunit III, with the protein MQSQTIDPAKTELNHHHAAEASVGHHEEHPDHRMFGLIVFLIAEGMIFMGLFGAYLAFRATLPAWPPAGTPELELLLPGVNTINLISSSFVMHNADTAIKKNDARGAQIWLAITAAMGAVFLVGQVYEYTHLEFGLTTNLFASAFYVLTGFHGLHVTIGVLAIVAVLWRSRTPGHYSNEKHFGIEAAEIYWHFVDVIWIILFGLLYIL; encoded by the coding sequence ATGCAAAGTCAAACTATTGACCCAGCTAAAACTGAACTTAATCATCACCACGCGGCGGAAGCGTCCGTCGGCCATCATGAAGAACATCCAGACCATCGTATGTTTGGGCTAATTGTCTTCCTGATTGCTGAAGGGATGATTTTTATGGGACTGTTCGGAGCTTACTTAGCTTTCCGTGCTACCTTACCTGCATGGCCGCCAGCAGGTACACCAGAGTTAGAACTATTGTTACCCGGAGTCAACACAATCAATCTGATTTCTAGTAGTTTTGTCATGCATAATGCTGACACTGCTATTAAAAAGAACGATGCACGGGGGGCACAAATCTGGTTAGCAATTACCGCTGCGATGGGTGCTGTTTTCTTGGTGGGTCAAGTATATGAATATACCCATTTAGAATTTGGTTTAACTACCAATTTATTTGCCAGTGCATTTTACGTTTTGACTGGTTTCCACGGATTGCACGTTACCATCGGCGTTTTGGCAATTGTTGCTGTGTTGTGGCGATCGCGCACTCCGGGTCACTATAGTAATGAAAAGCACTTTGGTATCGAAGCAGCCGAAATCTACTGGCACTTCGTTGACGTGATTTGGATTATTTTGTTCGGATTACTGTATATACTCTGA
- a CDS encoding serine/threonine-protein kinase has translation MSQNPLVRKKLRSRFETVKLLESGGSGNTYLLAGARGNRDQYSLPRKRLRNRFKIIKHLGSGGSGDTYLAVDLDLPGQPHCVVKHFQPKDSNPAVLPIAKKLFDREAEVLYQLGNDHDQIPRLFAHFDEDGDFYLVQEFIDGHALTQEIVSGQRLSESAVLSLLKDILEVLAFVHQNNIIHRDIKPQNLMRRYSDRKIVLIDFGSIKKIGALGAGLTIAVGTPGYMPSEQAKGKPKLCSDIYAVGMIGIQALTGLIPEQLPEDPSTGEVIWRDQVQVSDALANILDTMVRDRYNQRYQSATEALQALNSALPLPHSSEFVGIKQNADDTYLLNYRNFLLLLGIGLGATTSLIVLILIYTFINTGASSPNKPTQLNNFIEKLVEQRFTNANVNSLIAKSAAKKGACKSNCSIAKTTKKQIESHDSSPL, from the coding sequence ATGAGCCAGAACCCTCTAGTTAGAAAAAAACTTCGGAGTCGCTTTGAGACTGTCAAACTGCTGGAAAGTGGAGGTTCTGGTAATACTTACTTGTTAGCAGGTGCTAGAGGTAACAGGGATCAATACTCTCTCCCCAGAAAAAGACTTCGTAATCGCTTTAAAATTATCAAACACTTAGGAAGCGGAGGCTCTGGTGATACATACTTAGCTGTAGACCTAGATTTACCAGGACAACCCCATTGTGTGGTAAAACATTTTCAACCAAAAGATTCCAATCCTGCTGTTCTACCCATCGCTAAAAAGTTATTTGATCGAGAAGCGGAAGTTTTATACCAGCTAGGCAACGACCACGATCAAATTCCTAGACTGTTTGCCCATTTTGATGAAGATGGAGATTTCTATTTAGTCCAAGAATTTATTGATGGCCATGCGTTAACCCAAGAAATTGTATCAGGTCAGCGTCTGAGCGAGAGTGCAGTCTTAAGTTTATTAAAAGACATCCTGGAAGTGCTGGCATTCGTCCATCAAAATAACATTATTCATCGGGATATTAAGCCTCAAAACTTAATGCGGCGATACTCCGATCGGAAGATTGTGCTAATTGACTTTGGCAGTATAAAGAAAATTGGTGCTTTGGGAGCAGGCTTAACTATTGCTGTTGGGACTCCTGGTTATATGCCAAGCGAACAGGCTAAGGGAAAGCCAAAACTTTGCAGCGATATCTATGCAGTCGGGATGATTGGCATTCAAGCTTTGACAGGTTTAATACCTGAGCAACTACCAGAAGATCCCAGTACTGGAGAAGTTATCTGGCGCGATCAGGTACAGGTAAGTGATGCTCTGGCAAATATTTTAGATACAATGGTTCGCGATCGCTACAACCAACGTTATCAGTCTGCCACAGAAGCTTTGCAAGCACTTAATTCTGCTCTGCCGTTGCCACATTCATCAGAATTTGTTGGCATCAAGCAAAATGCTGATGATACTTATTTGCTAAATTATAGAAACTTTCTTTTGCTTCTAGGAATAGGGCTTGGTGCTACCACTAGTCTTATAGTATTAATTTTAATCTATACATTTATTAATACAGGTGCATCGTCTCCAAACAAACCTACTCAATTAAATAATTTTATAGAAAAATTGGTTGAGCAACGATTTACTAATGCCAATGTGAATAGCTTAATAGCCAAATCAGCAGCTAAAAAAGGAGCCTGTAAAAGCAATTGCAGCATTGCAAAAACTACTAAAAAGCAAATTGAATCTCATGATAGCAGTCCACTTTAA
- a CDS encoding PstS family phosphate ABC transporter substrate-binding protein gives MDNTNQKKALINSEIALFLRGLIIGKVLTLMVIGGLLWWLLKPNLLSRNSVNSSSNQNFKTVSNTTSSFQTVADVPTASFNYGGSTAWASIRQLVDSQIQSDRPELQLRYVDPVNASPGSSSGIRMLLDGKLDFAQSSRPLTDEEQAMAKARGFTLEQRQIGMDGIAVVVNPSLKVSGLTVDQLQQIYLGKITNWNQVGGPNLPITPLSQRPEDADTVIFSNNSDLKGQTLGSNVQYVYSTTEAVRQLSKIPGGVYYGSARSVVPQCSVKALPLGQTAGQLIPPYREPMVSPEQCPRQRNQLNTEAIKNGSYPIIANLFVIIKQNKGREQQIGDAYTKLLLTDQGQRAIEQAGFVSVD, from the coding sequence ATGGACAATACAAATCAAAAAAAAGCTTTAATTAACAGCGAAATTGCCCTCTTTCTTAGAGGTTTGATTATTGGTAAAGTGTTGACACTTATGGTTATTGGTGGGCTGCTTTGGTGGTTACTAAAGCCAAATTTATTGTCCCGCAACAGCGTTAACTCTTCTTCTAATCAAAATTTCAAGACCGTCTCTAACACCACATCCAGTTTTCAGACAGTTGCAGATGTCCCCACTGCCTCATTTAACTACGGAGGAAGTACAGCTTGGGCATCTATTCGGCAATTGGTAGATTCTCAGATCCAGAGCGATCGCCCGGAATTACAATTACGTTATGTAGACCCTGTTAATGCTAGCCCTGGTTCTAGCTCAGGTATTCGGATGTTACTAGATGGGAAACTAGATTTTGCTCAGTCTTCTCGTCCCCTTACAGATGAAGAACAAGCTATGGCAAAAGCGCGAGGCTTCACCCTTGAGCAACGTCAGATAGGTATGGATGGAATAGCAGTGGTAGTCAACCCATCCCTGAAAGTATCAGGTTTAACTGTTGACCAATTGCAGCAGATTTATTTGGGGAAAATTACTAACTGGAATCAAGTAGGTGGGCCAAACCTACCCATCACGCCTTTGTCTCAACGACCAGAAGACGCAGATACAGTCATATTCTCTAACAACAGCGACTTGAAAGGGCAAACACTTGGCTCGAATGTGCAATATGTCTACTCTACTACAGAGGCAGTGCGTCAACTCAGTAAAATCCCTGGTGGTGTGTATTACGGTTCTGCCCGTTCAGTAGTGCCTCAATGCAGTGTAAAGGCTTTGCCATTGGGTCAGACAGCTGGTCAATTAATTCCCCCCTATCGGGAACCGATGGTGTCGCCTGAGCAATGTCCGCGTCAGCGCAATCAGCTAAATACTGAAGCTATCAAAAATGGCAGCTATCCCATAATTGCTAATTTGTTTGTGATTATTAAGCAGAATAAAGGTCGGGAACAGCAGATTGGGGATGCATACACCAAACTTTTATTAACTGACCAGGGACAAAGAGCAATTGAGCAAGCTGGTTTCGTCAGTGTTGACTAG
- a CDS encoding tetratricopeptide repeat protein — translation MLNEELFDEGENQDAYDDLIVSIEAQKRGLNLLIAVCDDASFRDQIIAQYEAELQPAFRAYRVTLARQEPSLKAALNQLVQQEEYLRQQNLAVITVTGAEQLYFLRLGNEQSEQEKFFGYLQWTREGLREFPFAIVLWVTNQILVNLIKKAPDFWSWRNGVFRFESQKTNAIPGKELENIRFVFRDTELASTDTNETNRFFLPIQDLQRLIEKVEQERGTKDPTLATLYSRLGDIYHSRLDRGESQNYQEEQELAIKYWRQASELQNELGLQIDLANNLNNLAGIYRATGHYSEAEPLYKQALELRKRLLGDNHPSFATSLNNLAGLYKSTGQYAKAELLYQQALELRKRLWGENHADVAVSLNNLALLYDEQGRYDEAEPLYLQSLELEKRLVGENHLSFALILNNLALLYYHQGRYSEAEPLSQQAIELDKQFLGEENPDVATDLHNLGLIYRAQGRYEQAESLFLESLELKQRVLQKAHPLLADTIYALGYMYREQGRYNEAEPLCIKALELDKHLLGENHPNVAESLNNLAEIYRETGRYGEAEPLYLQALDICERVWGVNHHRSVSIRQNLEKLATAMQNNGECDRIA, via the coding sequence ATGTTAAATGAAGAATTATTTGATGAAGGAGAAAATCAAGATGCGTATGATGATTTAATTGTTTCTATTGAAGCTCAAAAACGGGGACTAAATTTACTGATTGCGGTTTGCGATGATGCTAGCTTTCGTGATCAGATTATTGCTCAATATGAAGCTGAATTACAACCCGCCTTCCGTGCATATCGAGTAACTTTAGCACGTCAGGAACCAAGCCTGAAAGCTGCTCTTAACCAACTGGTACAACAAGAAGAATATCTCCGTCAGCAGAACTTGGCGGTGATTACTGTCACGGGTGCTGAACAACTTTATTTTCTCAGGTTGGGAAATGAGCAATCAGAACAGGAGAAATTTTTTGGTTACTTACAGTGGACAAGGGAAGGATTGCGCGAATTTCCATTTGCAATCGTGCTTTGGGTAACTAACCAAATTTTAGTCAACCTGATTAAAAAAGCGCCTGATTTTTGGAGTTGGCGTAATGGTGTATTTCGGTTTGAATCTCAAAAGACAAATGCTATTCCTGGTAAAGAATTAGAAAATATCCGCTTTGTTTTTAGAGACACAGAATTAGCTAGTACAGATACTAATGAAACTAATCGCTTTTTCTTACCTATTCAAGATTTACAAAGGTTAATCGAGAAAGTAGAACAAGAACGGGGAACTAAAGACCCCACCTTGGCTACTTTATACTCAAGATTGGGCGATATTTACCACAGCAGATTAGATCGGGGTGAATCTCAAAATTATCAAGAAGAACAAGAATTAGCAATTAAATATTGGCGACAGGCGAGTGAGCTACAAAATGAATTAGGTTTGCAGATAGATTTAGCTAATAACCTCAACAATTTAGCCGGAATCTATCGTGCAACAGGACACTATAGTGAAGCCGAACCTTTATATAAACAAGCTTTAGAACTGAGGAAACGCCTGCTAGGAGACAATCATCCTTCTTTTGCTACTAGCCTGAATAATTTGGCAGGACTTTACAAATCTACTGGACAATATGCTAAGGCGGAACTCCTATATCAACAAGCTTTGGAACTGAGGAAACGTCTGTGGGGAGAAAACCATGCGGATGTCGCCGTCAGTCTGAACAATTTGGCATTACTATATGATGAACAAGGGCGTTATGACGAAGCAGAACCTCTGTATCTGCAATCATTAGAACTTGAAAAACGTTTGGTTGGCGAAAATCATCTTTCTTTCGCTCTTATACTGAATAATTTAGCGCTACTTTATTATCATCAAGGACGCTACAGTGAAGCTGAACCCTTGTCGCAACAAGCAATAGAACTAGATAAGCAATTTTTGGGAGAAGAGAATCCCGATGTTGCAACAGATTTGCACAATTTAGGATTGATATACCGCGCTCAAGGACGCTACGAGCAAGCTGAATCTTTATTTTTGGAATCATTGGAACTCAAGCAGCGTGTATTACAAAAGGCGCATCCGCTTTTAGCAGATACTATCTACGCTCTTGGTTATATGTACAGAGAACAGGGGCGTTACAATGAAGCAGAACCCTTATGTATAAAAGCCTTAGAACTTGATAAGCACCTATTGGGAGAAAATCATCCCAATGTTGCTGAAAGTCTGAATAATCTGGCAGAAATTTATCGTGAAACTGGACGTTACGGTGAAGCAGAACCCCTTTATTTGCAAGCTTTAGATATTTGTGAGCGAGTCTGGGGTGTAAATCATCACCGTAGTGTCTCTATTCGTCAAAATCTAGAAAAACTTGCCACAGCAATGCAGAATAATGGAGAGTGCGATCGCATTGCATAG
- a CDS encoding ATP-binding protein, which produces MSQDLLNSFQEAYSNLELFPLMERNEMERFRVEYGDDLIADLNQLVEDSPNGDGKIVFTGHRGCGKSTLLAEFSRQIQNKYFVVLFSIADKIEMSAVNHINILFAIAVNLMTEAEARKVDIPQSTKEALYKWFATRTRTEESNLQAEVSIGFDLLKLISSKLKADASVRDEIKQEFERKLSDLVARINEIAALIQAATKQNVLVIIDDLDKLDLGRVNEIYRDNIKALCQPNFQIIYTIPIAVLRETFISTIIATETNDQVVAMPVLKIFDKGKNRFPNAQPRPEATKILGEVLQKRISSELIAAETAEKIVIYSGGVLRELIRISKECCRICLRTIRRNPSAKVIIDDKILLQAINKIRNDFSIRLGKTDIDILQSVYEQFMPNDPKQAEFLDLLHGLYVLEYRTDETWYDVHPIIIESLRRQGAINVK; this is translated from the coding sequence ATGTCTCAGGATTTATTAAACTCCTTTCAAGAAGCATACAGTAATCTCGAACTGTTTCCGTTGATGGAACGGAACGAAATGGAAAGATTTAGAGTCGAATATGGTGATGATTTGATTGCAGACCTGAACCAATTAGTGGAAGATAGCCCTAATGGAGATGGCAAAATTGTCTTTACAGGACATCGGGGATGTGGTAAGTCTACTTTGTTAGCTGAGTTTAGCAGACAAATTCAAAATAAATATTTTGTAGTTCTGTTTTCTATTGCCGACAAAATTGAAATGTCGGCGGTTAATCATATTAATATACTGTTTGCGATCGCAGTTAATTTAATGACAGAGGCAGAAGCCCGCAAAGTTGATATTCCACAATCTACCAAAGAAGCTCTTTATAAGTGGTTTGCTACCCGTACTCGCACTGAAGAATCCAATTTGCAAGCTGAAGTTAGTATAGGTTTTGACCTCTTAAAATTGATTAGCTCTAAATTAAAAGCTGATGCTAGCGTTCGGGATGAAATCAAGCAAGAATTTGAACGCAAGTTATCAGATTTGGTTGCCAGAATTAATGAAATTGCTGCTCTAATTCAAGCTGCAACTAAACAAAACGTTTTAGTAATCATTGATGATTTAGATAAACTTGATTTAGGCAGAGTTAACGAAATTTATCGAGATAACATTAAAGCTCTGTGTCAGCCTAACTTTCAAATTATTTACACTATCCCGATTGCAGTCCTTCGAGAAACATTTATTAGCACAATTATTGCCACTGAAACCAACGATCAAGTTGTAGCAATGCCTGTCTTAAAAATATTTGATAAAGGTAAAAATCGCTTCCCAAATGCCCAACCTCGCCCGGAAGCAACAAAGATTCTCGGTGAAGTTTTGCAAAAGCGGATTTCTAGTGAATTAATCGCGGCAGAAACGGCTGAAAAAATTGTAATTTACAGTGGTGGTGTATTGCGAGAGTTAATTCGGATCTCTAAGGAATGCTGCCGCATTTGTTTGCGGACTATCCGGCGAAATCCTTCAGCCAAAGTTATTATTGATGATAAAATTCTTCTGCAAGCAATCAATAAAATTCGCAATGATTTTTCGATCCGCTTAGGAAAAACTGATATCGATATTTTGCAGAGCGTTTATGAGCAATTTATGCCCAATGATCCCAAACAAGCAGAGTTTTTAGATTTACTACATGGGCTATATGTTCTAGAATATCGCACCGATGAAACTTGGTACGATGTTCATCCAATTATTATTGAAAGCCTGAGAAGACAGGGAGCCATTAATGTTAAATGA
- a CDS encoding Uma2 family endonuclease, producing the protein MLQTPSKSITLDEFLKLPETEPASEYIDGQIIQKPMPQGKHSTIQTEFSTTVNVILKPQQIARAFSELRCTFDGRSIIPDVSVFTWGRIPRDEKGEVANTFLIAPDWTIEILSPDQSQTKVTKNILRCLNFGTQMGWLIDPNEQTVFVYLPKQQPEVFDEPQQILPVPSFANELNLSVASVFGWLLE; encoded by the coding sequence ATGCTACAAACCCCATCTAAATCGATAACTTTAGATGAGTTTCTCAAGCTACCAGAAACAGAACCTGCTAGCGAATATATTGATGGGCAAATCATTCAGAAACCAATGCCACAGGGTAAGCACAGCACAATTCAAACCGAGTTTTCTACTACTGTCAACGTAATTCTTAAACCGCAACAGATTGCACGAGCATTTTCAGAGTTACGTTGCACATTTGATGGACGCTCAATAATTCCAGATGTGTCTGTGTTTACTTGGGGTAGAATTCCCCGCGACGAAAAAGGCGAGGTTGCTAATACCTTTTTGATAGCTCCTGACTGGACAATTGAGATTCTCTCACCTGACCAAAGTCAAACAAAAGTGACCAAAAATATTTTGCGTTGTCTCAATTTTGGCACTCAAATGGGTTGGTTAATTGACCCAAATGAGCAAACAGTGTTTGTTTATCTTCCCAAGCAGCAACCAGAAGTGTTTGATGAACCACAGCAAATACTTCCTGTTCCATCTTTTGCTAATGAGTTAAATCTGAGCGTAGCATCTGTTTTTGGGTGGTTATTAGAGTAA